A part of Scophthalmus maximus strain ysfricsl-2021 chromosome 20, ASM2237912v1, whole genome shotgun sequence genomic DNA contains:
- the fut7 gene encoding alpha-(1,3)-fucosyltransferase 7 isoform X1 yields MRRLCHNLIVKEKSKPTQAVDDSVAVGESSLYWKSLADLEDMMGGENTKRSPLGLLKKCILFSFLFVLMLGLYNGSQRGFQALKPINPSTSFDNRTSSSRNLTILLWYWPFHTLDNLKSDVCWDVYRIPRCKLVDQRSLFSSADVVVFHNRELMSGYEKLPLDLQRPHCQKWAWMSLEAPAHNGNLQPYAGIFNMTMTYRRDSDVTIPYGELLPREAEGQLVQDDFQNKSSLVCWVVSNYQSHYKRSKVYSELKAVVPVKVYGQWTKTPLKSSALLPTISRCYFYLAFENSVAKDYITEKLWKNAYQGGAVPVVLGPPLSDYQAVAPPNSFIHVDEFASVKDLGKYLEELAKDKKRYSEYFAWKQHWEVKLYTDWRERLCKICPRYNDLPQQKVYSDLTASDK; encoded by the exons ATGAGACGTCTGTGCCACAATCTGATAGTGAAG GAAAAAAGCAAGCCTACACAAGCTGTGGATGACTCAGTGGCTGTTGGTGAGTCCTCTTTATACTGGAAGTCACTGGCTGATTTGGAGGATATGATG ggGGGTGAAAACACTAAAAGGTCTCCACTTGGTTTATTGAAGAAGTGcatcctcttttcctttctctttgttttaatgCTGGGCCTTTACAATGGCTCGCAGAGAGGATTCCAGGCTCTGAAACCCATAAATCCCAGCACCTCCTTTGACAAcaggaccagcagcagcagaaatttGACCATCTTGCTGTGGTACTGGCCCTTTCACACATTAGATAACCTGAAGAGCGATGTGTGCTGGGACGTCTACCGTATCCCTCGCTGTAAACTGGTGGACCAGCGCTCCTTGTTCTCCTCAGCTGATGTGGTAGTCTTCCACAACAGAGAGCTGATGTCAGGCTACGAGAAGCTGCCCTTAGACCTTCAACGGCCGCATTGCCAGAAGTGGGCCTGGATGTCCCTGGAGGCCCCTGCTCACAATGGAAACTTGCAGCCGTATGCGGGTATTTTCAACATGACTATGACTTACAGGCGGGATTCTGACGTGACTATACCCTACGGCGAGCTGCTTCCGAGGGAGGCTGAAGGACAACTGGTGCAAGACGACTTTCAGAATAAGAGCTCTCTGGTCTGTTGGGTGGTCAGCAACTACCAGAGCCACTACAAGAGAAGCAAAGTGTACAGTGAGCTCAAAGCCGTGGTTCCTGTTAAGGTTTATGGCCAATGGACAAAGACACCACTCAAATCTAGCGCCCTCTTACCTACAATCTCTCGCTGCTACTTCTATTTGGCCTTCGAGAACTCGGTCGCCAAAGATTATATCACAGAGAAGCTGTGGAAGAATGCTTATCAAGGTGGGGCAGTGCCCGTTGTCCTGGGCCCGCCGTTGAGCGATTATCAAGCTGTGGCTCCACCTAATTCTTTCATCCACGTTGATGAATTTGCGTCGGTTAAAGATTTAGGAAAGTATCTAGAAGAGCTGGCAAAGGACAAGAAACGCTACAGTGAATATTTCGCCTGGAAGCAACACTGGGAAGTAAAACTGTACActgactggagagagagactgtgcaAGATCTGCCCACGTTATAACGATTTACCCCAGCAGAAAGTTTACTCTGATTTAACGGCCAGCGACAAATAA
- the fut7 gene encoding alpha-(1,3)-fucosyltransferase 7 isoform X2 produces MMGGENTKRSPLGLLKKCILFSFLFVLMLGLYNGSQRGFQALKPINPSTSFDNRTSSSRNLTILLWYWPFHTLDNLKSDVCWDVYRIPRCKLVDQRSLFSSADVVVFHNRELMSGYEKLPLDLQRPHCQKWAWMSLEAPAHNGNLQPYAGIFNMTMTYRRDSDVTIPYGELLPREAEGQLVQDDFQNKSSLVCWVVSNYQSHYKRSKVYSELKAVVPVKVYGQWTKTPLKSSALLPTISRCYFYLAFENSVAKDYITEKLWKNAYQGGAVPVVLGPPLSDYQAVAPPNSFIHVDEFASVKDLGKYLEELAKDKKRYSEYFAWKQHWEVKLYTDWRERLCKICPRYNDLPQQKVYSDLTASDK; encoded by the exons ATGATG ggGGGTGAAAACACTAAAAGGTCTCCACTTGGTTTATTGAAGAAGTGcatcctcttttcctttctctttgttttaatgCTGGGCCTTTACAATGGCTCGCAGAGAGGATTCCAGGCTCTGAAACCCATAAATCCCAGCACCTCCTTTGACAAcaggaccagcagcagcagaaatttGACCATCTTGCTGTGGTACTGGCCCTTTCACACATTAGATAACCTGAAGAGCGATGTGTGCTGGGACGTCTACCGTATCCCTCGCTGTAAACTGGTGGACCAGCGCTCCTTGTTCTCCTCAGCTGATGTGGTAGTCTTCCACAACAGAGAGCTGATGTCAGGCTACGAGAAGCTGCCCTTAGACCTTCAACGGCCGCATTGCCAGAAGTGGGCCTGGATGTCCCTGGAGGCCCCTGCTCACAATGGAAACTTGCAGCCGTATGCGGGTATTTTCAACATGACTATGACTTACAGGCGGGATTCTGACGTGACTATACCCTACGGCGAGCTGCTTCCGAGGGAGGCTGAAGGACAACTGGTGCAAGACGACTTTCAGAATAAGAGCTCTCTGGTCTGTTGGGTGGTCAGCAACTACCAGAGCCACTACAAGAGAAGCAAAGTGTACAGTGAGCTCAAAGCCGTGGTTCCTGTTAAGGTTTATGGCCAATGGACAAAGACACCACTCAAATCTAGCGCCCTCTTACCTACAATCTCTCGCTGCTACTTCTATTTGGCCTTCGAGAACTCGGTCGCCAAAGATTATATCACAGAGAAGCTGTGGAAGAATGCTTATCAAGGTGGGGCAGTGCCCGTTGTCCTGGGCCCGCCGTTGAGCGATTATCAAGCTGTGGCTCCACCTAATTCTTTCATCCACGTTGATGAATTTGCGTCGGTTAAAGATTTAGGAAAGTATCTAGAAGAGCTGGCAAAGGACAAGAAACGCTACAGTGAATATTTCGCCTGGAAGCAACACTGGGAAGTAAAACTGTACActgactggagagagagactgtgcaAGATCTGCCCACGTTATAACGATTTACCCCAGCAGAAAGTTTACTCTGATTTAACGGCCAGCGACAAATAA
- the pou5f3 gene encoding POU domain, class 5, transcription factor 1, translated as MSDRSQSPEYQSRPYDFSRSNPCTQLFGQDGLGNAASFQLPHGVLPDPSLLYNKSAYGGLTPSSAQTFFAFPPMAGDYRGSDLQTGEFGQPKHWYPFAAPEYTGQVPGATAATQPTNLSPPIAETREQIKLPEIKTEKDTGEDYSAEMKGQQYPTAPASAAMHHGVFYPAAWNPSFWPGIAHITPPGNNAQNPSTSSASSPSMSPSPPSNGLPGNAFFSVNTTQAAPGPQAQNPASSTRSSGSSSGGCSDSEEENLSTEELEQFAKELKHKRITLGFTQADVGLALGNLYGKMFSQTTICRFEALQLSFKNMCKLKPLLQRWLNEAETSENPQDMYKIERVFVDSRKRKRRTSLEGAVRSALESYFIKCPKPNTQEITHISDDLGLERDVVRVWFCNRRQKGKRLALPLDEECDGQYYEQSPSPLNMAPSPIPGQSYASYPGAPPPTLYMPQLHRPDVLKQALHPGLVGHMTG; from the exons ATGTCCGATAGATCGCAGAGTCCGGAGTACCAGAGCAGGCCGTATGACTTCAGCCGGTCCAACCCTTGCACCCAGCTCTTTGGCCAGGATGGTTTGGGCAACGCCGCCTCGTTCCAACTTCCTCATGGCGTTTTGCCAGACCCCAGCCTCCTCTACAACAAGTCCGCCTACGGGGGCCTCACGCCGTCCTCTGCGCAGACCTTTTTCGCGTTCCCACCCATGGCCGGTGACTACAGGGGATCCGACCTGCAGACTGGGGAGTTTGGGCAACCCAAGCACTGGTATCCCTTCGCTGCGCCCGAGTACACCGGCCAGGTACCCGGCGCGACCGCAGCGACCCAGCCGACAAACCTGAGTCCCCCCATAGCCGAGACCAGGGAGCAAATCAAACTGCCCGAAATCAAGACCGAGAAGGACACTGGAGAGGACTACTCCGCCGAGATGAAGGGTCAGCAGTACCCGACAGCCCCGGCCTCCGCCGCCATGCACCACGGAGTCTTCTACCCGGCGGCCTGGAACCCGTCCTTCTGGCCTGGGATCGCCCACATCACCCCGCCCGGCAACAACGCTCAAAACCCCTCAACTTCGTCTGCGTCTTCGCCATCTATGTCTCCATCGCCCCCGAGCAACGGGCTTCCGGGAAACGCGTTTTTCAGCGTGAACACAACCCAGGCTGCCCCCGGGCCCCAGGCGCAGAACCCGGCCTCCTCCACCCGGAGCAGCGGCTCTTCCAGCGGCGGCTGCAGCGACTcagaggag GAGAACCTCTCCACTGAAGAACTGGAGCAGTTTGCTAAGGAACTGAAACACAAGCGCATTACCTTGGGTTTCACTCAAGCAGACGTTGGCCTGGCCCTGGGTAACCTCTATG gtaAGATGTTTAGCCAGACGACCATTTGCCGCTTCGAGGCCCTGCAGCTGAGCTTCAAGAACATGTGCAAGCTGAAACCTCTTCTTCAGAGATGGCTGAATGAGGCCGAGACCTCGGAGAATCCCCAGGAC ATGTACAAGATTGAGAGAGTATTTGTTGAcagcagaaagaggaagaggagaaccaGTCTGGAGGGAGCAGTGCGCTCTGCTCTGGAGTCTTACTTCATCAAGTGTCCCAAACCCAACACCCAGGAGAtcacacacatttcagatgACCTGGGCCTGGAGAGAGAT GTGGTGCGCGTTTGGTTCTGCAACCGAAGACAGAAAGGGAAGCGACTGGCTTTGCCACTGGATGAGGAGTGCGACGGCCAGTACTACGAGCAGAGTCCCTCCCCACTGAACATGGCCCCTTCCCCCATTCCCGGTCAGAGCTACGCCAGCTACCCCGGAGCCCCTCCTCCCACACTGTACATGCCCCAGCTTCATCGGCCCGATGTCCTGAAACAAGCCCTTCACCCCGGACTTGTCGGCCACATGACTGGATAA